From a region of the Kwoniella mangroviensis CBS 8507 chromosome 1 map unlocalized Ctg01, whole genome shotgun sequence genome:
- a CDS encoding T-complex protein 1, eta subunit produces the protein MQGRLPQMQPTVVLLREGTDTSQGVGQLLSNISACLAVAQTIATTLGPRGMDKLIVDDRGLATISNDGATILKLLDVVHPAARTLVDIARAQDAEVGDGTTSVTLLAAEILKEVKPFIEEGVGPHVIIKGLREARSLAIKKINEIAVTIDKSNPEKFRELLLQCASTSMSSKLIHSQTPFFANMVVDAVLSLDQKDLDESLIGVKKVPGGGMQDSQLIKGVAFRKTFSYAGFEQQPKSFKDPKILCLNVELELKAEKDNAEVRVNEVSEYQAIVDAEWSIIYKKLEAIVETGAKVVLSKLPIGDLATQYFADRDIFCAGRVTSDDLKRVTQAVGGSIQSTCSDIEPHHLGQCGSFEEKQIGGERFNLFQDCPQAKTCTLILRGGAEQFIAEVERSLHDSIMIVKRAIQNNSVVAGGGACEMEISKYLRGHSRTIMGKQQLIVGSIAKALEIIPRQICDNAGLDATDILNKLRMRHAQGDTWAGVDVDSENVQDNMKRFVWEPALVKTNALSSAVDAACLILSVDETVRNPQSEAPQAGPPMPRGAAQQALRGRGRGMPRR, from the exons ATGCAAGGTAGACTCCCTCAGATG CAACCGACTGTCGTCCTTCTACGAG AGGGTACCGACACATCTCAAGGTGTAGGACAACTTTTATCCAACATCTCAGCATGTCTCGCTGTGGCTCAGACTATAGCTACGACGCTTGGACCTAGGGGTATGGATAAGCTCATCGTGGATGATAGGGGATTAGCAACCATCTCAA ATGACGGAGCTACCATCCTCAAACTGCTCGATGTCGTTCATCCCGCTGCTAGGACTCTGGTAGATATTGCTCGAGCTCAGGATGCGGAAGTTGGAGATGGTACCACCAGTGTGACATTGCT TGCCGCCGAGATATTGAAGGAAGTCAAGCCGTTCATtgaggaaggtgtaggaccccatgtcatcatcaaggggTTGAGGGAGGCTAGGAGTCTG GCAATCAAAAAAATCAACGAGATTGCCGTGACGATAGATAAGTCTAATCCTGA AAAATTCCGTGAACTCCTCCTTCAATGCGCCTCCACTTCCATGTCATCCAAACTCATTCACTCCCAAACACCTTTCTTCGCCAACATGGTAGTTGACGCTGTCCTCTCCCTCGACCAGAAAGATCTTGACGAGTCGTTGATCGGAGTGAAGAAAGTTCCTGGAGGTGGTATGCAAGATTCCCAACTGATCAAGGGTGTAGCATTCAGGAAGACATTCTCCTACGCTGGTTTCGAACAACAACCTAAATCATTCAAGGATCCTAAGATATTATGTCTAAATGTCGAATTAGAATTGAAAGCTGAAAAAGATAATGCCGAAGTTAGAGTAAATGAAGTATCAGAGTATCAAGCTATCGTAGATGCGGAATGGTCAATCATCTACAAGAAGTTAGAAGCGATTGTAGAGACTGGTGCAAAGGTGGTATTGTCCAAATTGCCTATAGGAGATTTGGCTACTCAGTATTTCGCCGATAGGGATATTTTCTGTGCTGGACGAGTCACCTCGGATGATCTCAAGAGAGTCACTCAAGCTGTAGGAGGATCGATCCAATCTACTTGTTCAGATATCGAACCTCATCATTTAGGTCAATGTGGATCATTCGAAGAGAAACAGATTGGAGGAGAGAGATTCAACTTGTTCCAAGATTGTCCTCAAGCCAAGACTTGTACGCTTATCTTGAGAGGTGGTGCGGAACAGTTCATCGcagaggtggaaagaagtttACACGATTCGATCATGATTGTTAAGAGGGCTATCCAAAATAATAGTGTAGTTGCCGGAGGTGGTGCTTGTGAG ATGGAAATCTCCAAATACCTCCGAGGTCACTCTCGAACCATCATGGGCAAACAACAATTGATCGTCGGATCAATCGCCAAAGCTCTCGAAATCATCCCTAGACAAATCTGCGATAATGCCGGTCTGGACGCTACGGATATCCTGAACAAGTTGAGAATGAGACATGCTCAAGGTGATACCTGGGCAGGTGTGGATGTAGATTCGGAGAACGTTCAAGATAATATGAAGAGGTTCGTATGGGAACCTGCATTGGTGAAGACAAATGCTTTGTCAAGCGCGGTCGATGCTGCTTGTTTGATATTAAGTGTGGATGAGACGGTCAGGAACCCACAATCAGAG GCACCACAAGCTGGGCCACCCATGCCTCGAGGCGCTGCTCAACAGGCATtgagaggtagaggaagaggtatgcCAAGACGATAG
- a CDS encoding V-type proton ATPase proteolipid subunit 2, producing MSELCPPWAPFFGFAGVASAMIFSTVGAAYGTSKAGIGIAGLGTFRPDLIMKSLIPVVMSGIIAVYGLVVSVLIAGNISPTEPYSLFAGFIHLAAGLACGFTGLAAGYAIGIVGDACVRAYLYESKVFVSMVLILIFAEVIGLYGLIVALILNTAVGEAVCGAT from the exons ATGTCAGAGCTCTGTCCACCCTGGGCGCCATTCTTCGG CTTTGCTGGCGTAGCCAGTGCG atgatcttctccaccGTTGGAGCGGCTTACGGAACTTCGAAAGCTGGTATAGGAATCGCAGGTTTAGGTACATTCAG ACCCGATCTGATTATGAAG TCCTTGATTCCTGTtgtt ATGTCCGGTA TTATCGCCGTGTATGGATTAGTAGTGTCAGTGTTGATTGCCGGTAACA TATCGCCCACCGAACCATATTCATTATTCGCTGGGTTTATCCATCTCGCCGCTGGCTTAG CATGTGGATTTACTGGTCTAGCTGCTGGTTATGCTATCGGTATAGTTGGAGATGCT TGCGTCAGAGCATATCTGTACGAATCGAAAGTATTCGTGTCAATGGTTTTGATCCTCATTTTCGCCGAAGTCATT GGTCTTTACGGTCTCATTGTCGCTTTGATCCTCAACACGGCAGTTGGAGAAGCAGTGTGCGGTGCCACGTAA